From a single Pseudopipra pipra isolate bDixPip1 chromosome 7, bDixPip1.hap1, whole genome shotgun sequence genomic region:
- the LOC135416965 gene encoding putative methyltransferase DDB_G0268948 has translation MTTQMFEGRGHAAVYQKYRFAPGKELQQTILAYLQEKKAIPAELVVDVGCGSGQGTCFLAEHFKKVVGTDISEAQIQEAKDTSSMPNVSYLVCPAEELPFPDASVDVLASFTAAHWFDIEKFMREAQRVVRPGGCVAISTYTVDMSLRYGDCSEKLTKIFRECWDQILKYAHNRLKFVLENYKEIFEALPFPDKKRITDIYDKIPMTVEGVVGYLESASPYQTFMKNDPEAAKSLLQETEKRMLETMGVSSHETPVEFWVRHVCVLGCKGR, from the exons ATGACCACCCAGATGTTCGAGGGCAGAGGCCATGCGGCCGTCTACCAGAAATACAGGTTTGCACCGGGCAAAGAGCTGCAGCAAACCATCCTTGCCTACCTGCAGGAAAAG aAGGCAATCCCTGCTGAGCTGGTAGTGGATGTTGGCTGTGGGTCCGGACAAGGCACCTGCTTCCTTGCAGAGCACTTCAAGAAGGTGGTGGGGACTGACATCAGTGAAGCACAGATCCAGGAGGCCAAGGACACCTCCTCCATGCCCAATGTCTCCTACCT cGTGTgccctgcagaggagctgccgTTCCCGGACGCCTCTGTGGACGTCCTGGCCTCGTTCACGGCCGCGCACTGGTTTGACATCGAGAAGTTCATGAGGGAAGCGCAGCGGGTGGTGAGGCCGGGCGGCTGCGTGGCCATCAGCACCTACACCGTGGACATGAGCCTGCGCTACGGAGATTGCTCCGAAAAGCTCACCAAAATCTTCAGGGAG TGCTGGGACCAGATTTTAAAATACGCACATAATAGACTAAAATTCGTCTTGGAAAACTACAAAGAGATCTTCGAGGCCTTGCCATTCCCAGACAAGAAGAG AATCACTGATATCTATGACAAAATTCCCATGACTGTCGAGGGTGTGGTTGGTTACCTGGAGTCTGCTTCTCCATATCAAACCTTTATGAAGAACGACCCTGAAGCTGCAAAATCCCTCCTCCAAGAGACTGAAAAGAG GATGCTGGAGACGATGGGAGTTTCTTCCCATGAAACCCCAGTGGAGTTCTGGGTGAGGCACGTCTGTGTGCTGGGGTGCAAGGGACGGTGA